In Xanthomonas sp. SI, the following are encoded in one genomic region:
- a CDS encoding efflux transporter outer membrane subunit has translation MNARSLRLLAVACCAALAACSMAPHYARPAAPVPLQFDTAGTAPPAAGAALAMPDWRDVFLDPRLRQVIALGLDNNRDLRVAMLNIDKARAQYRIQRAALAPSLDANASSSRQRTSASASDTGHAQIDSSDALQVGISSWELDLFGRVRSLKDEAMETWLASAETQRSVRLSLIGQIADDWLAVGADQQLLALAQQTLDSQEQTLKRSRAQHDNGIGSGLDLAQIQSSVEAARVDVARDATQLAQARDALQLVVGAPVDPALLAGTDAFDGSVALAPLPAGLNATVLLQRPDVLAAEHALKAANADIGAARAAFFPTVSLTASTGRSSDALSTLFAAGSRTWSFVPSIALPIFQAGALKASLDVSKIGKNIAVAQYEKAIQSAFGDVAYALAQRDHLDAQLSAQQALVDAVRRSHTLAEARYRAGVDDYLQVLDAQRSLYAAQQDLIALRLQDDSNRVALYTVLGGGADATAAGR, from the coding sequence ATGAACGCCCGGTCGTTACGCTTGCTGGCCGTGGCCTGCTGCGCGGCGCTGGCCGCGTGCAGCATGGCCCCGCACTACGCGCGCCCGGCCGCGCCGGTGCCGCTGCAGTTCGACACCGCGGGCACTGCCCCGCCCGCGGCCGGCGCCGCGCTGGCGATGCCGGACTGGCGCGACGTGTTCCTCGATCCGCGGCTGCGCCAGGTCATCGCGCTGGGCCTGGACAACAACCGCGACCTGCGCGTGGCCATGCTCAACATCGACAAGGCGCGCGCGCAGTACCGGATCCAGCGCGCCGCGCTGGCGCCGTCGCTGGATGCCAATGCCAGCAGCAGCCGTCAGCGGACCAGCGCCAGCGCCAGCGACACCGGGCACGCGCAGATCGACAGCAGCGACGCGCTGCAGGTCGGCATCAGCAGCTGGGAACTGGACCTGTTCGGTCGCGTGCGCAGCCTGAAGGACGAAGCCATGGAAACCTGGCTGGCCAGCGCCGAAACGCAACGCAGCGTGCGCCTGAGCCTGATTGGCCAGATCGCCGACGACTGGCTCGCGGTCGGCGCCGACCAGCAACTGCTGGCGCTGGCGCAGCAGACCCTGGATAGCCAGGAGCAGACGCTCAAGCGCAGCCGCGCCCAGCACGACAACGGCATCGGCTCCGGGCTGGACCTGGCGCAGATCCAGAGCAGCGTGGAAGCGGCCCGCGTCGATGTGGCGCGCGATGCCACCCAGCTCGCCCAGGCCCGCGACGCGCTGCAACTGGTGGTCGGCGCGCCGGTGGACCCAGCGCTGCTCGCCGGCACCGATGCGTTCGACGGCAGCGTGGCCCTGGCGCCGCTGCCGGCGGGACTGAATGCCACGGTGCTGCTGCAACGTCCCGACGTGCTCGCCGCCGAGCATGCGCTGAAGGCGGCCAATGCCGACATCGGCGCCGCGCGCGCGGCATTCTTTCCGACCGTCTCGCTGACCGCCTCCACCGGGCGCAGCAGCGATGCCCTGTCCACGCTGTTCGCGGCGGGTTCGCGGACCTGGTCGTTCGTGCCCAGCATCGCGTTGCCGATCTTCCAAGCCGGCGCGCTGAAGGCCTCTCTGGACGTCTCCAAGATCGGCAAGAACATCGCCGTGGCGCAATACGAAAAAGCCATCCAGAGCGCCTTCGGCGATGTCGCCTATGCGTTGGCGCAACGCGATCACCTCGACGCGCAGCTGAGCGCGCAACAGGCGCTGGTGGACGCGGTGCGGCGCAGCCACACGCTGGCCGAAGCGCGTTACCGCGCCGGCGTGGACGACTACCTGCAGGTGCTGGACGCGCAACGCTCGCTGTACGCCGCGCAGCAGGATCTGATCGCCCTGCGCCTGCAGGACGACAGCAACCGGGTCGCGCTGTACACGGTGCTGGGCGGCGGCGCGGATGCCACGGCGGCGGGGCGGTGA
- a CDS encoding nucleotidyltransferase domain-containing protein: protein MEIHPLAPDKRVAVLDALGDIERSHDVRILLACESGSRGWGFSSPDSDYDARFVYMHRPEWYLTVNERTGPGEPQRDVIELPIADDLDVSGWDLRKALRLVSKSNPTLLEWLQSPLVYRQDPTAVSGLLQMAHAFYSPLGTWWHYFNMAKSNYRGYLRGERIRTKKYLYVLRPVLACQWIEREQGMPPMAFELLLEALLPSGPLREAIDALLEKKRAAAEIEDGPRVPAISDFLDAELARMGAAAPRLAAGSGDPRALDALFRQLIRTDASA, encoded by the coding sequence ATGGAGATCCACCCGCTCGCGCCGGACAAGCGCGTCGCCGTGCTGGACGCGCTCGGCGACATCGAACGCAGCCACGATGTGCGCATCCTGCTGGCCTGCGAGTCCGGCAGCCGCGGCTGGGGATTTTCCTCGCCCGACAGCGACTACGACGCGCGCTTCGTCTATATGCATCGGCCGGAGTGGTATCTGACCGTCAACGAACGCACCGGGCCGGGCGAGCCGCAGCGCGACGTGATCGAACTGCCGATCGCCGACGACCTGGACGTCAGCGGCTGGGACCTGCGCAAGGCGCTGCGTCTGGTATCCAAGTCCAATCCAACGCTGCTGGAATGGCTGCAGTCGCCGCTGGTCTACCGCCAGGATCCCACCGCCGTCTCCGGACTGCTGCAGATGGCGCACGCGTTCTACTCGCCGCTGGGCACCTGGTGGCATTACTTCAACATGGCCAAGAGCAACTACCGCGGTTATCTGCGCGGCGAACGCATCCGCACCAAGAAATACCTGTACGTGCTGCGCCCGGTGCTGGCCTGCCAGTGGATCGAACGCGAGCAGGGGATGCCGCCGATGGCGTTCGAGCTGCTGCTGGAGGCGCTGCTGCCGTCGGGACCGCTGCGTGAGGCGATCGATGCCTTGCTGGAGAAGAAACGCGCCGCCGCGGAAATCGAGGACGGTCCGCGGGTCCCGGCGATCAGCGACTTCCTGGACGCCGAACTGGCGCGCATGGGCGCCGCCGCGCCGCGCCTAGCCGCCGGCAGCGGCGATCCGCGGGCGCTGGATGCGCTGTTCCGCCAACTGATCCGTACCGATGCCTCCGCTTAG
- the mnmG gene encoding tRNA uridine-5-carboxymethylaminomethyl(34) synthesis enzyme MnmG, producing MSHSFYRYDVIVIGGGHAGTEAALAAARAGARTLLLTHNVETVGAMSCNPAIGGIGKGHLVKEIDALGGAMAHAADLAGIQWRTLNASKGPAVRATRCQADRNLYRGAIRRLVETQPNLTLFQAAVDALIVEGERVRGAITQTGLRFEAAAVVLTAGTFLAGKIHIGQTQYAGGRAGDPPATALAQTLRDGRFGVDRLKTGTPPRIDGRSLDYAAMEEQPGDDPLPVMSFMGELAQHPRQVSCWITHTTERTHDIIRGALDRSPLYTGQIEGIGPRYCPSIEDKVVRFADKASHQIFVEPEGLDVAEIYPNGISTSLPFDVQLELVRSIRGFERAHITRPGYAIEYDFFDPRGLKASLETKAMPGLFFAGQINGTTGYEEAAAQGLIAGLNAARQVRGLEPWSPRRDQAYIGVLIDDLITHGTTEPYRMFTSRAEYRLQLREDNADARLTSIGHELGLVGEARWARFQAKQEAVARENERLSALWATPGNALGREVAATLGVAVSRETTVLDLIKRPELNYAALMRVPSLGPGVDDAQVAEQVEIGIKYAGYLDRQRDEIARQQRHEDTPIPEAFDYAQVRGLSAEVQQKLQRVRPQSVGQAQRIPGMTPAAISLLLVHLERARRSRVA from the coding sequence ATGAGCCATTCCTTCTACCGCTACGACGTCATCGTGATCGGCGGCGGCCACGCGGGCACCGAGGCCGCGCTGGCCGCCGCGCGCGCCGGCGCACGCACCCTGCTGCTGACCCACAACGTGGAGACGGTGGGCGCGATGAGCTGCAACCCGGCCATCGGCGGCATCGGCAAGGGCCATCTGGTCAAGGAAATCGATGCGCTGGGCGGGGCGATGGCGCATGCCGCCGACCTGGCCGGCATCCAGTGGCGCACGCTCAACGCGTCCAAGGGCCCGGCGGTGCGCGCCACCCGCTGCCAGGCCGACCGCAACCTGTACCGCGGCGCGATCCGGCGCCTGGTCGAGACTCAGCCGAACCTGACCCTGTTCCAGGCCGCGGTCGACGCGCTGATCGTGGAAGGCGAGCGCGTGCGCGGCGCCATCACCCAGACCGGCCTGCGCTTCGAGGCGGCGGCGGTGGTGCTGACCGCCGGCACCTTCCTGGCCGGCAAGATCCACATCGGCCAGACCCAGTATGCCGGCGGCCGCGCCGGCGACCCGCCGGCCACCGCGCTGGCGCAGACGCTGCGCGACGGCCGCTTCGGCGTGGACCGGCTCAAGACCGGCACCCCGCCGCGCATCGACGGGCGCAGCCTCGACTACGCGGCGATGGAAGAGCAGCCCGGCGACGATCCGCTGCCGGTGATGTCGTTCATGGGCGAACTCGCCCAGCATCCGCGCCAGGTCTCGTGCTGGATCACCCATACCACCGAGCGCACCCACGACATCATCCGCGGCGCGCTGGACCGCTCGCCGCTGTACACCGGCCAGATCGAGGGCATCGGCCCGCGCTACTGCCCGTCGATCGAGGACAAGGTGGTGCGCTTCGCCGACAAGGCCAGCCATCAGATCTTCGTCGAGCCCGAAGGCCTGGACGTGGCCGAGATCTATCCCAACGGCATCTCCACCTCGCTGCCGTTCGACGTGCAGCTGGAGCTGGTGCGTTCGATCCGCGGCTTCGAGCGCGCCCACATCACCCGCCCCGGCTACGCGATCGAATACGACTTCTTCGACCCGCGCGGGCTCAAGGCCTCGCTGGAGACCAAGGCCATGCCGGGGCTGTTCTTCGCCGGCCAGATCAACGGCACCACCGGCTACGAGGAAGCGGCCGCGCAGGGACTGATCGCCGGACTCAATGCGGCGCGCCAGGTGCGTGGGCTGGAGCCGTGGTCGCCGCGCCGCGACCAGGCCTACATCGGCGTACTGATCGACGACCTGATCACCCACGGCACCACCGAGCCGTACCGCATGTTCACCAGCCGCGCCGAATACCGGCTGCAGCTGCGCGAGGACAACGCCGACGCGCGCCTGACCAGCATCGGCCACGAACTGGGCCTGGTCGGCGAGGCGCGCTGGGCGCGCTTCCAGGCCAAGCAGGAGGCGGTGGCGCGGGAGAACGAACGGCTGAGCGCGCTGTGGGCCACGCCGGGCAATGCGCTGGGCCGCGAGGTCGCCGCGACGCTGGGCGTGGCGGTGAGCCGCGAGACCACCGTGCTCGACCTGATCAAACGCCCGGAGCTGAACTACGCCGCGTTGATGCGGGTGCCGTCGCTGGGCCCGGGCGTGGACGACGCGCAGGTCGCCGAGCAGGTCGAGATCGGCATCAAGTACGCCGGCTATCTTGATCGCCAGCGCGACGAGATCGCGCGCCAGCAGCGCCACGAGGACACGCCGATTCCCGAGGCGTTCGACTACGCGCAGGTGCGCGGGCTGTCGGCCGAAGTGCAGCAGAAACTGCAGCGCGTGCGCCCACAGAGCGTGGGCCAGGCGCAGCGCATTCCCGGCATGACCCCGGCGGCGATCTCGCTGCTGCTGGTGCACCTGGAGCGCGCGCGGCGCAGCCGGGTGGCGTAA
- a CDS encoding pyridoxal-phosphate dependent enzyme has product MFSSSLPVFADVTAAAARIAPHAQVTPVLRSRALDAATGATLLFKAEHLQRGGAFKFRGACNAVWALSEAQAAHGVVTHSSGNHGAALAQAARSRGIGCHVVVPEGAVAAKLANIARDGATLWRCEAGIAAREAMCAQVQQQTGATLVHPYTDPAVIAGQGTAALELLGASGPLDLLVVPVGGGGLAAGSRLALSALAPQARLLLAEPAGAADTARSLAAGALRVDFVPDTICDGLRGTLGASNFALLHGQAETIVVEDAATVAAMRLLWQVLKQVVEPSSAIALAAVLAQPERFAGRRVGLILSGGNVDLDALPWGTA; this is encoded by the coding sequence ATGTTCTCATCTTCACTGCCCGTTTTCGCCGATGTGACCGCCGCCGCGGCGCGGATCGCGCCGCATGCCCAGGTCACCCCGGTCCTGCGCTCGCGGGCGCTGGACGCGGCGACTGGCGCGACCCTGCTGTTCAAGGCCGAGCACCTGCAGCGCGGCGGCGCGTTCAAGTTCCGCGGCGCCTGCAATGCGGTGTGGGCGCTGAGCGAGGCGCAGGCCGCGCACGGCGTGGTCACCCATTCCTCGGGCAATCACGGTGCGGCCCTGGCGCAGGCCGCGCGTAGCCGCGGCATCGGTTGCCACGTGGTGGTGCCGGAGGGCGCGGTGGCGGCCAAGCTGGCCAATATCGCCCGCGACGGCGCCACCCTGTGGCGCTGCGAGGCCGGCATCGCCGCGCGCGAGGCGATGTGCGCGCAGGTGCAGCAGCAGACCGGCGCAACCCTGGTGCATCCGTACACCGATCCGGCGGTGATCGCCGGCCAGGGCACCGCGGCCCTGGAACTGCTCGGCGCCAGCGGCCCGCTCGACCTGCTGGTGGTGCCGGTCGGCGGCGGCGGCCTGGCCGCCGGCAGCCGCCTGGCGCTGTCGGCGCTGGCGCCGCAGGCGCGCCTGCTGCTGGCCGAGCCGGCCGGCGCCGCCGACACCGCGCGCTCGCTGGCGGCCGGCGCGCTGCGCGTGGACTTCGTTCCGGACACGATCTGCGACGGCTTGCGCGGCACCCTCGGTGCGTCCAACTTCGCGCTGCTGCACGGCCAGGCCGAGACGATCGTGGTCGAGGACGCCGCCACCGTGGCGGCGATGCGGCTGCTGTGGCAGGTGCTCAAGCAGGTGGTGGAACCCTCGTCGGCGATCGCGCTGGCGGCGGTGCTGGCGCAGCCCGAGCGCTTCGCCGGGCGCCGGGTCGGGCTGATCCTGTCCGGCGGCAACGTCGATCTCGACGCCCTGCCGTGGGGCACGGCGTGA
- a CDS encoding YdcF family protein: MGWLGRLTAVLGLWLLGVAIYIVWVGDRDQAAPADAIIVLGAAAYDAKPSPVFEERIRHGLDLYQRGYAPTLIFTGGFGGNGARFAESQVARRYALRHDVPADAILIETVSRTTRQNLLEARGLMRSHGLHRAIVVSDPLHMARALRLCRELQIDALASSTPSTRFRSFQTRWRFLLQEVYFFHRDLLVPGA, from the coding sequence CTGGGCTGGCTCGGTCGGCTGACCGCGGTGCTGGGGCTGTGGCTGCTGGGCGTGGCGATCTACATCGTCTGGGTCGGCGACCGCGACCAGGCGGCGCCGGCCGACGCGATCATCGTGCTCGGGGCGGCCGCCTACGACGCCAAGCCCTCGCCGGTGTTCGAAGAGCGCATCCGCCACGGCCTGGACCTCTACCAGCGCGGCTATGCGCCGACCCTGATCTTCACCGGCGGCTTCGGCGGCAATGGCGCGCGCTTTGCCGAGTCACAGGTGGCGCGCCGCTACGCGCTGCGCCACGACGTGCCGGCCGACGCGATCCTGATCGAGACCGTCTCGCGCACCACCCGCCAGAACCTGCTGGAGGCGCGCGGGCTGATGCGCAGCCACGGCCTGCACCGGGCGATCGTGGTCAGCGATCCGCTGCACATGGCGCGGGCGCTGCGCCTGTGCCGCGAGCTGCAGATCGACGCGCTGGCGTCCTCGACCCCGAGCACCCGCTTCCGCAGCTTCCAGACCCGCTGGCGCTTCCTGCTGCAGGAGGTCTACTTCTTCCACCGCGACCTGCTGGTGCCGGGCGCCTGA
- a CDS encoding ketosteroid isomerase-related protein: protein MKIDGTREQDRAIELVLSYYDAFNRGDWTAMLDKLTDDVAHDLNQGARETGKDTFAAFLQRMNASYREQLRDIVVLGGQDGRRAAAEYVVHGEYHHTDEGLPPARGQTYVLPGGAFFDIRDGKIARVSNYYNLQDWIDQVSA from the coding sequence ATGAAGATCGACGGAACCCGCGAGCAAGACCGCGCCATCGAGCTGGTGCTGTCCTATTACGACGCGTTCAACCGCGGCGACTGGACGGCGATGCTCGACAAGCTGACCGACGACGTCGCGCACGATCTCAACCAGGGCGCGCGCGAGACCGGCAAGGACACCTTCGCCGCGTTCCTGCAGCGGATGAACGCCAGCTACCGCGAGCAGCTGCGCGATATCGTGGTGCTGGGCGGGCAGGACGGCCGCCGCGCCGCCGCCGAATACGTGGTGCACGGCGAATACCACCACACCGACGAAGGCCTGCCGCCGGCGCGCGGACAGACCTACGTGCTGCCGGGCGGGGCGTTCTTCGACATCCGCGACGGCAAGATCGCCCGGGTCAGCAACTACTACAACCTGCAGGACTGGATCGACCAGGTGTCGGCCTGA
- the bioC gene encoding malonyl-ACP O-methyltransferase BioC, translating to MDSSSFDAHHIRRAFSRAAASYDAAAALQHEVEKRLLESLDYLGDRVPQVVLDVGSGPAHAAATMKKRWPRAQVIALDQALPMLQQAKRQAGWWKPFGRVCADARALPLAEHSVDVIFSNLCLQWVEDLPAVFAGFRRVLKPGGLLLCSSFGPDTLVELREAFAQADREAPHVSRFAPIAQFGDALMLSGFRDPVLDRDLFTLTYPDLAALMRELRAIGATNALHARRHTLTGRGRFAAASAAYEPLRNADGKLPSSWEVIYAHAWAPPPGAPIREGGNEIAAVPVSAIPIRRRGD from the coding sequence ATGGATTCCTCTTCGTTCGACGCCCACCACATCCGCCGCGCGTTCTCGCGCGCCGCCGCCAGCTACGATGCCGCCGCCGCCCTGCAACACGAGGTCGAGAAGCGCCTGCTGGAATCGCTGGACTACCTCGGCGACCGCGTGCCGCAGGTGGTGCTGGACGTGGGCAGCGGCCCGGCGCACGCCGCCGCGACGATGAAGAAGCGCTGGCCGCGCGCGCAGGTGATCGCGCTCGACCAGGCGCTGCCGATGCTGCAGCAGGCCAAGCGCCAGGCCGGCTGGTGGAAGCCGTTCGGCCGCGTCTGCGCCGATGCGCGCGCGCTGCCGCTGGCCGAGCACAGCGTCGATGTGATCTTCAGCAACCTGTGCCTGCAGTGGGTCGAAGACCTGCCGGCGGTGTTCGCCGGCTTCCGCCGCGTGCTCAAGCCCGGCGGCCTGCTGCTGTGCTCCAGCTTCGGCCCGGACACGCTGGTCGAACTGCGCGAGGCGTTCGCCCAGGCCGACCGCGAAGCGCCGCACGTGAGCCGCTTCGCGCCGATCGCGCAGTTCGGCGATGCCTTGATGCTGTCCGGTTTCCGCGACCCGGTGCTGGACCGCGACCTGTTCACCCTCACCTATCCCGACCTGGCCGCGCTGATGCGCGAACTGCGCGCGATCGGCGCGACCAACGCGCTGCACGCGCGCCGCCACACGCTGACCGGGCGCGGCCGTTTCGCCGCCGCCAGCGCCGCCTACGAGCCGCTGCGCAACGCCGACGGCAAGCTGCCGAGCAGTTGGGAAGTGATCTATGCGCACGCTTGGGCGCCGCCGCCGGGCGCGCCGATCCGCGAGGGCGGCAACGAGATCGCCGCGGTGCCGGTGTCGGCGATCCCGATCCGCCGCCGCGGCGATTGA
- a CDS encoding SDR family oxidoreductase — protein sequence MDLGIAGKWALVCAASKGLGLGCARALAGEGVNVVIVARGQAALDAAADGLRALPGAGVVIAVAADITTEAGRAAALAACPQVDILVNNAGGPPPGDFRDWDREDWLRALDANMLTPIALIRATVDAMQARGFGRIVNITSAAVKAPIDSLGLSNGARAGLTGFVAGLARRTVAHNVTINNLLPGQFDTDRLRSNFTHAAQRSGTDVDTVAAQKREQIPAGRFGTAEEFGAACAFLCSAQAGYLSGQNLLLDGGAYPGTF from the coding sequence ATGGACCTGGGCATCGCCGGCAAATGGGCGCTGGTCTGCGCCGCGAGCAAGGGCCTGGGCCTGGGCTGCGCGCGGGCGCTGGCCGGCGAAGGCGTCAACGTGGTGATCGTGGCGCGCGGCCAGGCCGCGCTGGACGCGGCGGCGGATGGCCTGCGCGCGCTGCCCGGCGCCGGCGTGGTGATCGCGGTCGCCGCCGACATCACGACCGAGGCCGGACGCGCCGCCGCACTGGCGGCCTGCCCGCAGGTCGACATCCTGGTCAACAACGCCGGCGGCCCGCCGCCGGGCGACTTCCGCGACTGGGATCGCGAGGACTGGCTGCGCGCGCTGGACGCCAACATGCTGACGCCGATCGCGTTGATCCGCGCCACCGTCGACGCGATGCAGGCGCGCGGCTTCGGCCGCATCGTCAACATCACCTCGGCGGCGGTGAAGGCGCCGATCGACAGCCTGGGCCTGTCCAACGGCGCGCGTGCCGGCCTGACCGGTTTCGTCGCCGGGCTGGCGCGGCGCACCGTCGCACACAACGTCACCATCAACAACCTGCTGCCCGGCCAGTTCGACACCGACCGGCTGCGCAGCAACTTCACCCATGCCGCGCAGCGCAGCGGCACCGACGTGGACACCGTGGCGGCGCAGAAGCGCGAGCAGATTCCGGCCGGGCGTTTCGGCACGGCGGAGGAATTCGGCGCGGCCTGCGCGTTCCTGTGCAGCGCGCAGGCCGGCTACCTCAGCGGCCAGAACCTGCTGCTCGACGGCGGTGCTTATCCGGGGACGTTCTGA
- the bioH gene encoding pimeloyl-ACP methyl ester esterase BioH — protein sequence MHIETLGHGPDLVLIHGWALHGGIFAPLVERLSAQFRMHLVDLPGHGHSRGDDTPLALPHVVSAIAAATPPAAWLGWSLGGLFALHAAATQPQVRGLAMLAATPRFVRGSDWPHAVEPQVFAQFGRDLADDYRGTLDRFLALDTLGSAHARTELRTLRETLSARGEPDAQALQDGLTLLERSDLRRALPGLRVPSLWISGQRDRLVSPAGMDDAAALAPHAQTLSIAGGGHAPFLGHADAVAEALRGFLCGLQ from the coding sequence ATGCACATCGAAACCCTGGGGCACGGCCCCGATCTGGTCCTGATCCACGGCTGGGCGCTGCACGGCGGCATCTTCGCGCCCTTGGTCGAGCGCCTGTCGGCGCAGTTCCGCATGCACCTGGTGGACCTGCCCGGGCATGGCCACAGCCGCGGCGACGACACCCCGCTGGCGCTGCCGCACGTGGTCAGCGCGATCGCCGCGGCGACGCCGCCGGCGGCGTGGCTGGGTTGGTCGCTGGGCGGGCTGTTCGCACTGCATGCCGCGGCGACCCAGCCACAGGTGCGCGGCCTGGCGATGCTCGCGGCGACGCCGCGGTTCGTGCGCGGCAGCGACTGGCCGCATGCGGTGGAACCGCAGGTGTTCGCGCAGTTCGGCCGCGACCTGGCCGACGACTACCGCGGCACCCTGGACCGTTTCCTGGCGCTGGACACGCTGGGCTCGGCGCATGCCCGCACCGAATTGCGCACGCTGCGCGAGACCCTGAGTGCACGCGGCGAACCCGATGCGCAGGCACTGCAGGATGGGCTGACCCTGCTGGAGCGCAGCGACCTGCGCCGCGCATTGCCCGGCCTGCGCGTACCCAGCCTGTGGATCAGCGGCCAGCGCGACCGGCTCGTATCGCCCGCCGGAATGGACGACGCCGCAGCGCTGGCGCCGCATGCGCAGACGCTGAGCATCGCCGGCGGCGGCCATGCGCCGTTTCTCGGCCATGCCGATGCGGTGGCGGAGGCGTTGCGGGGATTTCTCTGCGGCCTGCAGTGA
- the bioF gene encoding 8-amino-7-oxononanoate synthase: protein MARPDLHDRIQSLRKLREAQGRIRVRRSVGRRDGVRLELDGRWLTGFCSNDYLGLAQQFEVLAALQDAAAREGVGATASHLVCGHHALHESLEREVADWLGYPRALLFGSGFLANLAVQQALLSEEEDVCVQDRLNHASLLDATRLAGCRLRRYPHLDTEGAMRQLKHAADGAAMLATDGVFSMDGDIAPLRSLTLVARMQQALMYVDDAHGVGVVGPHGRGCVAEAGLGVDDVPLQLVTLGKALGGYGALVVGDEALIRHLAETARPYLYTTALPPAQAAASLAAVKLARRDQWRRERLAETIAAFRGGARRHGLELMASDTPIQPLLCGDEASALALSAALEQAGFLVSAIRPPTVPEGKSRLRVTLSALHTPAQVQALLDALALARDRLAAHPVGLPA, encoded by the coding sequence ATGGCCCGTCCCGACCTGCACGACCGCATCCAGTCCTTGCGCAAGCTGCGCGAGGCGCAGGGCCGCATCCGCGTGCGCCGCAGCGTGGGCCGCCGCGACGGCGTGCGCCTGGAGCTGGACGGGCGCTGGCTGACCGGCTTCTGCAGCAACGACTACCTGGGCCTGGCGCAGCAGTTCGAAGTGCTCGCCGCACTGCAGGACGCGGCCGCGCGCGAGGGCGTCGGCGCCACCGCCTCGCACCTGGTCTGCGGCCATCACGCGCTGCACGAAAGCCTGGAACGCGAGGTCGCCGACTGGCTCGGCTATCCGCGCGCACTGCTGTTCGGCAGCGGCTTCCTCGCCAACCTGGCGGTGCAGCAGGCGCTGCTGAGCGAAGAAGAAGACGTGTGCGTGCAGGACCGGCTCAACCACGCCAGCCTGCTCGACGCCACCCGCCTGGCCGGTTGCCGCCTGCGCCGCTATCCGCACCTGGATACCGAAGGCGCGATGCGCCAGCTCAAGCACGCCGCCGACGGCGCGGCGATGCTGGCCACCGATGGCGTGTTCAGCATGGATGGCGACATCGCCCCGCTGCGCTCGCTGACCCTGGTGGCGCGCATGCAGCAGGCGCTGATGTACGTGGACGACGCGCACGGCGTCGGCGTGGTCGGCCCGCATGGCCGCGGCTGCGTGGCCGAGGCCGGGCTTGGCGTGGACGATGTGCCGCTGCAACTGGTGACCCTGGGCAAGGCGCTGGGCGGCTACGGCGCGCTGGTGGTCGGCGACGAGGCGCTGATCCGGCATCTGGCCGAAACCGCGCGCCCCTACCTGTACACCACCGCGCTGCCGCCGGCGCAGGCCGCCGCCTCGCTGGCCGCGGTGAAACTGGCGCGGCGCGACCAGTGGCGGCGCGAGCGCCTGGCCGAGACCATCGCCGCGTTCCGCGGCGGCGCGCGCCGCCATGGCCTGGAACTGATGGCCTCGGACACGCCGATCCAGCCGCTGCTGTGCGGCGACGAGGCCAGCGCGCTGGCGCTGTCGGCGGCGCTCGAGCAGGCCGGCTTCCTGGTCTCCGCAATCCGCCCGCCGACCGTGCCCGAAGGCAAGTCGCGGCTGCGGGTCACGCTGTCGGCATTGCACACGCCGGCGCAGGTGCAGGCGCTGCTGGACGCGCTGGCGCTGGCGCGCGACCGCCTGGCCGCGCATCCGGTCGGCCTGCCGGCATGA